From the Acidilutibacter cellobiosedens genome, one window contains:
- a CDS encoding ABC transporter ATP-binding protein: protein MFLSVSNLTKSYHTGIVTHVLKDVDLKMERGQIGVILGPSGSGKSTLMNIIGGVDRADGGTVEVGGEHITDFNDNQLVEYRRERVGFVFQFYNLMPNLMVAENIEVVSNISKKPLKTDEVLSAVGLSDKKNRFPRELSGGEQQRVSIARAIVKNPKLLLCDEPTGALDLETSRGVLSLLQKVNAQFGTTILMITHNVAIAGMAHVVFRLRSGEVEEAAHNSEIIPAERIEW from the coding sequence ATGTTTTTATCAGTATCAAACCTTACAAAAAGTTATCATACGGGGATTGTTACCCATGTGCTCAAAGATGTGGACCTGAAGATGGAAAGAGGACAAATCGGCGTAATATTAGGCCCCTCCGGTTCGGGTAAATCCACGCTAATGAACATTATAGGCGGCGTAGACCGGGCGGACGGCGGCACGGTCGAAGTGGGCGGCGAGCATATTACGGACTTCAATGACAATCAACTGGTAGAATACCGTCGAGAGCGCGTGGGTTTCGTATTTCAGTTCTACAACCTTATGCCAAACCTTATGGTAGCTGAAAACATTGAAGTTGTATCGAACATCAGTAAAAAACCACTTAAAACAGATGAAGTGCTTTCTGCTGTCGGTCTTTCCGATAAAAAGAACCGTTTCCCTCGGGAACTCTCCGGTGGCGAGCAGCAGCGCGTGTCAATCGCACGGGCCATCGTCAAAAACCCCAAGCTCCTGCTCTGCGATGAGCCCACCGGAGCGTTGGACCTCGAGACCTCCCGGGGCGTGCTGTCACTGCTCCAGAAAGTAAACGCGCAGTTCGGCACGACCATCCTGATGATTACCCACAACGTCGCCATCGCCGGCATGGCGCACGTCGTGTTCCGGCTGAGAAGCGGCGAGGTTGAGGAAGCCGCGCACAATTCCGAAATTATCCCGGCGGAAAGGATTGAATGGTAA